In Homo sapiens chromosome 11, GRCh38.p14 Primary Assembly, one DNA window encodes the following:
- the CCKBR gene encoding gastrin/cholecystokinin type B receptor isoform 2 (isoform 2 is encoded by transcript variant 2): MELLKLNRSVQGTGPGPGASLCRPGAPLLNSSSVGNLSCEPPRIRGAGTRGVSVSVSTLSLVAIALERYSAICRPLQARVWQTRSHAARVIVATWLLSGLLMVPYPVYTVVQPVGPRVLQCVHRWPSARVRQTWSVLLLLLLFFIPGVVMAVAYGLISRELYLGLRFDGDSDSDSQSRVRNQGGLPGAVHQNGRCRPETGAVGEDSDGCYVQLPRSRPALELTALTAPGPGSGSRPTQAKLLAKKRVVRMLLVIVVLFFLCWLPVYSANTWRAFDGPGAHRALSGAPISFIHLLSYASACVNPLVYCFMHRRFRQACLETCARCCPRPPRARPRALPDEDPPTPSIASLSRLSYTTISTLGPG; the protein is encoded by the exons ATGGAGCTGCTAAAGCTGAACCGGAGCGTGCAGGGAACCGGACCCGGGCCGGGGGCTTCCCTGTGCCGCCCGGGGGCGCCTCTCCTCAACAGCAGCAGTGTGGGCAACCTCAGCTGCGAGCCCCCTCGCATTCGCGGAGCCGGGACACGAG GGGTGTCTGTGAGTGTGTCCACGCTAAGCCTCGTGGCCATCGCACTGGAGCGGTACAGCGCCATCTGCCGACCACTGCAGGCACGAGTGTGGCAGACGCGCTCCCACGCGGCTCGCGTGATTGTAGCCACGTGGCTGCTGTCCGGACTACTCATGGTGCCCTACCCCGTGTACACTGTCGTGCAACCAGTGGGGCCTCGTGTGCTGCAGTGCGTGCATCGCTGGCCCAGTGCGCGGGTCCGCCAGACCTG GTCCGTACTGCTGCTTCTGCTCTTGTTCTTCATCCCGGGTGTGGTTATGGCCGTGGCCTACGGGCTTATCTCTCGCGAGCTCTACTTAGGGCTTCGCTTTGACGGCGACAGTGACAGCGACAGCCAAAGCAGGGTCCGAAACCAAGGCGGGCTGCCAG GGGCTGTTCACCAGAACGGGCGTTGCCGGCCTGAGACTGGCGCGGTTGGCGAAGACAGCGATGGCTGCTACGTGCAACTTCCACGTTCCCGGCCTGCCCTGGAGCTGACGGCGCTGACGGCTCCTGGGCCGGGATCCGGCTCCCGGCCCACCCAGGCCAAGCTGCTGGCTAAGAAGCGCGTGGTGCGAATGTTGCTGGTGATCgttgtgcttttttttctgtgttggtTGCCAGTTTATAGTGCCAACACGTGGCGCGCCTTTGATGGCCCGGGTGCACACCGAGCACTCTCGGGTGCTCCTATCTCCTTCATTCACTTGCTGAGCTACGCCTCGGCCTGTGTCAACCCCCTGGTCTACTGCTTCATGCACCGTCGCTTTCGCCAGGCCTGCCTGGAAACTTGCGCTCGCTGCTGCCCCCGGCCTCCACGAGCTCGCCCCAGGGCTCTTCCCGATGAGGACCCTCCCACTCCCTCCATTGCTTCGCTGTCCAGGCTTAGCTACACCACCATCAGCACACTGGGCCCTGGCTGA
- the CCKBR gene encoding gastrin/cholecystokinin type B receptor isoform 3 (isoform 3 is encoded by transcript variant 3), with translation MELLKLNRSVQGTGPGPGASLCRPGAPLLNSSSVGNLSCEPPRIRGAGTRELELAIRITLYAVIFLMSVGGNMLIIVVLGLSRRLRTVTNAFLLSLAVSDLLLAVACMPFTLLPNLMGTFIFGTVICKAVSYLMGVSVSVSTLSLVAIALERYSAICRPLQARVWQTRSHAARVIVATWLLSGLLMVPYPVYTVVQPVGPRVLQCVHRWPSARVRQTWSVLLLLLLFFIPGVVMAVAYGLISRELYLGLRFDGDSDSDSQSRVRNQGGLPGGAGPREQNLGEAELWRATGPAGVGGTEMKVRVRRKLEMELSWERRSGGDWAGDWGDSPFSLTAHPLCSGAVHQNGRCRPETGAVGEDSDGCYVQLPRSRPALELTALTAPGPGSGSRPTQAKLLAKKRVVRMLLVIVVLFFLCWLPVYSANTWRAFDGPGAHRALSGAPISFIHLLSYASACVNPLVYCFMHRRFRQACLETCARCCPRPPRARPRALPDEDPPTPSIASLSRLSYTTISTLGPG, from the exons ATGGAGCTGCTAAAGCTGAACCGGAGCGTGCAGGGAACCGGACCCGGGCCGGGGGCTTCCCTGTGCCGCCCGGGGGCGCCTCTCCTCAACAGCAGCAGTGTGGGCAACCTCAGCTGCGAGCCCCCTCGCATTCGCGGAGCCGGGACACGAG AATTGGAGCTGGCCATTAGAATCACTCTTTACGCAGTGATCTTCCTGATGAGCGTTGGAGGAAATATGCTCATCATCGTGGTCCTGGGACTGAGCCGCCGCCTGAGGACTGTCACCAATGCCTTCCTCCTCTCACTGGCAGTCAGCGACCTCCTGCTGGCTGTGGCTTGCATGCCCTTCACCCTCCTGCCCAATCTCATGGGCACATTCATCTTTGGCACCGTCATCTGCAAGGCGGTTTCCTACCTCATGG GGGTGTCTGTGAGTGTGTCCACGCTAAGCCTCGTGGCCATCGCACTGGAGCGGTACAGCGCCATCTGCCGACCACTGCAGGCACGAGTGTGGCAGACGCGCTCCCACGCGGCTCGCGTGATTGTAGCCACGTGGCTGCTGTCCGGACTACTCATGGTGCCCTACCCCGTGTACACTGTCGTGCAACCAGTGGGGCCTCGTGTGCTGCAGTGCGTGCATCGCTGGCCCAGTGCGCGGGTCCGCCAGACCTG GTCCGTACTGCTGCTTCTGCTCTTGTTCTTCATCCCGGGTGTGGTTATGGCCGTGGCCTACGGGCTTATCTCTCGCGAGCTCTACTTAGGGCTTCGCTTTGACGGCGACAGTGACAGCGACAGCCAAAGCAGGGTCCGAAACCAAGGCGGGCTGCCAGGTGGGGCTGGACCACGTGAGCAAAATCTGGGCGAGGCGGAGCTTTGGAGGGCGACGGGGCCTGCTGGAGTGGGTGGGACTGAAATGAAGGTGAGGGTGAGAAGGAAGCTGGAAATGGAGTTGAGCTGGGAGCGGAGGTCAGGTGGGGACTGGGCTGGAGACTGGGGGGACTCGCCTTTTTCTCTGACCGCCCACCCTTTGTGCTCAGGGGCTGTTCACCAGAACGGGCGTTGCCGGCCTGAGACTGGCGCGGTTGGCGAAGACAGCGATGGCTGCTACGTGCAACTTCCACGTTCCCGGCCTGCCCTGGAGCTGACGGCGCTGACGGCTCCTGGGCCGGGATCCGGCTCCCGGCCCACCCAGGCCAAGCTGCTGGCTAAGAAGCGCGTGGTGCGAATGTTGCTGGTGATCgttgtgcttttttttctgtgttggtTGCCAGTTTATAGTGCCAACACGTGGCGCGCCTTTGATGGCCCGGGTGCACACCGAGCACTCTCGGGTGCTCCTATCTCCTTCATTCACTTGCTGAGCTACGCCTCGGCCTGTGTCAACCCCCTGGTCTACTGCTTCATGCACCGTCGCTTTCGCCAGGCCTGCCTGGAAACTTGCGCTCGCTGCTGCCCCCGGCCTCCACGAGCTCGCCCCAGGGCTCTTCCCGATGAGGACCCTCCCACTCCCTCCATTGCTTCGCTGTCCAGGCTTAGCTACACCACCATCAGCACACTGGGCCCTGGCTGA
- the CCKBR gene encoding gastrin/cholecystokinin type B receptor isoform 1 (isoform 1 is encoded by transcript variant 1), giving the protein MELLKLNRSVQGTGPGPGASLCRPGAPLLNSSSVGNLSCEPPRIRGAGTRELELAIRITLYAVIFLMSVGGNMLIIVVLGLSRRLRTVTNAFLLSLAVSDLLLAVACMPFTLLPNLMGTFIFGTVICKAVSYLMGVSVSVSTLSLVAIALERYSAICRPLQARVWQTRSHAARVIVATWLLSGLLMVPYPVYTVVQPVGPRVLQCVHRWPSARVRQTWSVLLLLLLFFIPGVVMAVAYGLISRELYLGLRFDGDSDSDSQSRVRNQGGLPGAVHQNGRCRPETGAVGEDSDGCYVQLPRSRPALELTALTAPGPGSGSRPTQAKLLAKKRVVRMLLVIVVLFFLCWLPVYSANTWRAFDGPGAHRALSGAPISFIHLLSYASACVNPLVYCFMHRRFRQACLETCARCCPRPPRARPRALPDEDPPTPSIASLSRLSYTTISTLGPG; this is encoded by the exons ATGGAGCTGCTAAAGCTGAACCGGAGCGTGCAGGGAACCGGACCCGGGCCGGGGGCTTCCCTGTGCCGCCCGGGGGCGCCTCTCCTCAACAGCAGCAGTGTGGGCAACCTCAGCTGCGAGCCCCCTCGCATTCGCGGAGCCGGGACACGAG AATTGGAGCTGGCCATTAGAATCACTCTTTACGCAGTGATCTTCCTGATGAGCGTTGGAGGAAATATGCTCATCATCGTGGTCCTGGGACTGAGCCGCCGCCTGAGGACTGTCACCAATGCCTTCCTCCTCTCACTGGCAGTCAGCGACCTCCTGCTGGCTGTGGCTTGCATGCCCTTCACCCTCCTGCCCAATCTCATGGGCACATTCATCTTTGGCACCGTCATCTGCAAGGCGGTTTCCTACCTCATGG GGGTGTCTGTGAGTGTGTCCACGCTAAGCCTCGTGGCCATCGCACTGGAGCGGTACAGCGCCATCTGCCGACCACTGCAGGCACGAGTGTGGCAGACGCGCTCCCACGCGGCTCGCGTGATTGTAGCCACGTGGCTGCTGTCCGGACTACTCATGGTGCCCTACCCCGTGTACACTGTCGTGCAACCAGTGGGGCCTCGTGTGCTGCAGTGCGTGCATCGCTGGCCCAGTGCGCGGGTCCGCCAGACCTG GTCCGTACTGCTGCTTCTGCTCTTGTTCTTCATCCCGGGTGTGGTTATGGCCGTGGCCTACGGGCTTATCTCTCGCGAGCTCTACTTAGGGCTTCGCTTTGACGGCGACAGTGACAGCGACAGCCAAAGCAGGGTCCGAAACCAAGGCGGGCTGCCAG GGGCTGTTCACCAGAACGGGCGTTGCCGGCCTGAGACTGGCGCGGTTGGCGAAGACAGCGATGGCTGCTACGTGCAACTTCCACGTTCCCGGCCTGCCCTGGAGCTGACGGCGCTGACGGCTCCTGGGCCGGGATCCGGCTCCCGGCCCACCCAGGCCAAGCTGCTGGCTAAGAAGCGCGTGGTGCGAATGTTGCTGGTGATCgttgtgcttttttttctgtgttggtTGCCAGTTTATAGTGCCAACACGTGGCGCGCCTTTGATGGCCCGGGTGCACACCGAGCACTCTCGGGTGCTCCTATCTCCTTCATTCACTTGCTGAGCTACGCCTCGGCCTGTGTCAACCCCCTGGTCTACTGCTTCATGCACCGTCGCTTTCGCCAGGCCTGCCTGGAAACTTGCGCTCGCTGCTGCCCCCGGCCTCCACGAGCTCGCCCCAGGGCTCTTCCCGATGAGGACCCTCCCACTCCCTCCATTGCTTCGCTGTCCAGGCTTAGCTACACCACCATCAGCACACTGGGCCCTGGCTGA